Proteins from one Haloarcula marismortui ATCC 43049 genomic window:
- a CDS encoding DUF5817 domain-containing protein: MTFHVVGCSDCSALWIIDESRDSKACCPTCGRTHSREHLRSLASAADREVAAQRRSAILASRRDESDADLRAYWDQATDDPVIDDREYLDGMGLDDDLVDNLCGESSSTSTTSDSSTTRPDSGPDVDVDVANKPQLRGSAYPDAAEEPGIALLDLRGQLSITGLTYHDVAPQSSEWLGDLLADLIPMTARCVQDLAVLHEEGPDPSDPRQTNYEVPRFVQEVLAGEVAGLEAADASVGAIEEARAYLDAAARYALLWDNECYRAQRGFKGTEQFERIQRTLTTTGTSRGPFNAGVDALRHSLVALHAERETPLPVTFVLDGEAWTAADRETVKRALRVLDVLADALDVRLQMSPGVRQRVRRLTLRALDADDEADIPAWAERFSFLTEAGYSSRRGGDVDEDSDEGQLDEEAWGWVDTNRSQTGPLTVLAHLDTDGERSVRAIKRDDAIAYADGSIDRYVSFLEAEDIITVDRSHASNQVSLTALGEAAQQYVDREGNPVHPSQSRLSGASYGHPSRSRKCSVSAQKRDRYPPAERWLAATGSASESGYVQWLGDRTGSREVEPPVLHRRFSAAKRVDGVTFADGDILDWTDDDDAPDGDGRVSYISTFDDEALVILQWGGPVVTLGRLCGALFSNRMLSKALNTDALGKQWNRAHDGVETFENDLHDVLIQAKQIGWLSSDELEDLDNWRERIGAVRSMLLSQVGDFDDLDSGLQAQLMRDLHGLLCSAMNVYDAAGLDVTINIRLPDPDALRRNENQYEKFLDFARYTITKQAGYRDDYGVHSWYRMCIEDRPQKLRARSEYDIDDTDPVADLLASWVFTGPGVSDLLPDVQEAVDEEATRLRERVDAGVEDAAILDIPMVEANSHGHIRGLVREIADRKGFYDGNRADLDRLTRCLEAALAAADRGPDPCLVADALDSLESRDSVSDRLDVDAVEAALATLPSEAIFPTLPPAARRMLSALFASTEPLDRQDLIEITSESSYNRHHKTLRAFFLVEDTGEGFVAHLEPWWSSTSSVSEPYHEDTPYPGSPAGHPSHILLGPVYDSGLLDIPPDEYAELGYLDYKELLDELGLSRWRPILEAFCSDCHEATTTSHAVDSELSYSDHSGVRIGPPSVTYDTAQVSITQTVADD, from the coding sequence ATGACGTTCCACGTCGTCGGCTGTTCAGACTGTTCGGCACTCTGGATCATCGACGAGTCAAGGGACTCGAAAGCCTGCTGTCCAACCTGTGGCCGGACTCACAGCCGGGAGCACCTCCGTTCACTCGCGTCGGCTGCTGACAGGGAGGTCGCAGCGCAGCGACGGTCGGCTATCCTTGCATCACGCCGCGATGAGTCGGATGCTGACCTACGTGCGTACTGGGACCAGGCTACTGACGATCCAGTCATCGACGATCGAGAGTATCTCGACGGGATGGGTCTTGACGACGATCTCGTCGATAACCTCTGCGGTGAGTCTTCGTCAACGTCGACGACGTCTGATTCATCGACAACCCGTCCGGACTCCGGGCCCGACGTAGACGTCGACGTGGCGAACAAACCACAGCTCCGCGGGTCTGCCTATCCAGACGCCGCGGAGGAACCGGGAATTGCTCTACTGGACCTTCGGGGTCAGCTCTCGATCACCGGACTCACCTACCATGATGTGGCGCCACAAAGCTCCGAGTGGCTCGGTGATCTCCTTGCGGACCTCATCCCGATGACGGCACGCTGTGTCCAAGACCTCGCAGTTCTCCATGAAGAGGGACCCGACCCCTCGGACCCGCGCCAGACGAACTACGAGGTGCCCCGCTTCGTCCAAGAGGTTCTCGCCGGAGAGGTCGCTGGCCTCGAGGCGGCCGACGCTTCTGTCGGGGCTATCGAGGAGGCACGCGCCTACCTCGACGCGGCGGCCCGCTACGCGCTCCTGTGGGACAACGAGTGTTATCGGGCCCAGCGCGGGTTCAAAGGCACCGAGCAATTCGAGCGGATTCAACGAACGCTCACCACTACTGGCACGAGTCGTGGGCCGTTCAACGCTGGCGTCGACGCACTCCGACACTCGTTAGTCGCCCTGCACGCTGAACGCGAGACGCCACTGCCAGTCACGTTCGTTCTCGACGGAGAGGCCTGGACGGCAGCCGACCGAGAGACTGTGAAACGCGCCCTTCGGGTGTTGGATGTCCTTGCCGACGCTCTGGATGTGCGCCTCCAGATGTCGCCTGGAGTCCGGCAGCGAGTGCGTCGGCTGACGCTGCGGGCGCTCGACGCCGATGACGAAGCGGACATCCCGGCATGGGCTGAGCGCTTCTCGTTCCTTACTGAGGCCGGATACTCCTCCCGGCGTGGTGGGGACGTCGACGAGGACTCAGACGAGGGCCAGCTGGACGAGGAAGCCTGGGGCTGGGTCGATACCAACCGGTCCCAGACAGGCCCGCTGACTGTGCTGGCACATCTCGATACTGACGGTGAGCGCTCCGTTCGCGCTATCAAGCGAGACGACGCAATCGCCTATGCAGACGGCAGCATCGACCGCTACGTGTCGTTCCTCGAAGCCGAGGACATCATCACGGTGGATCGCTCACACGCCTCGAATCAGGTCTCGCTGACCGCTCTCGGCGAAGCAGCACAGCAGTATGTCGACCGAGAGGGTAACCCTGTCCACCCGTCCCAATCCCGGCTGTCGGGGGCGTCTTACGGACACCCCTCACGGTCTCGTAAGTGTAGTGTATCCGCCCAGAAGCGCGACCGGTACCCCCCCGCCGAACGGTGGCTTGCCGCGACCGGCTCCGCATCTGAGTCTGGCTATGTCCAGTGGCTCGGCGACCGCACTGGCTCTCGCGAGGTCGAACCGCCGGTTCTTCACCGCCGGTTTTCCGCCGCGAAACGCGTTGACGGCGTCACCTTCGCCGACGGGGACATCCTCGACTGGACGGACGACGATGACGCACCCGACGGCGACGGTCGCGTGTCCTACATCTCGACGTTTGATGACGAAGCGCTCGTCATCCTGCAGTGGGGCGGGCCCGTCGTAACACTGGGACGTCTGTGTGGTGCCTTATTCAGCAATCGGATGCTCAGTAAGGCATTAAATACGGATGCACTGGGGAAACAGTGGAACCGGGCCCACGACGGCGTCGAAACGTTCGAAAACGACCTCCACGATGTCCTCATTCAGGCCAAACAAATCGGCTGGCTTTCCAGTGACGAACTCGAAGATCTGGACAACTGGCGCGAACGGATCGGCGCAGTGCGGTCCATGCTCCTCTCGCAAGTTGGGGACTTCGACGACCTCGACTCCGGCCTGCAGGCCCAGCTGATGCGAGACCTCCACGGGCTGCTCTGTAGCGCGATGAACGTCTACGACGCCGCCGGCCTCGACGTAACCATCAACATCCGACTGCCCGATCCCGATGCGCTCCGGCGTAACGAGAATCAATACGAGAAGTTCCTCGATTTTGCTCGCTACACGATCACCAAACAGGCCGGCTATCGCGATGACTACGGCGTCCACAGCTGGTATCGGATGTGCATCGAGGACCGCCCACAGAAACTCCGGGCGCGGTCCGAATACGATATCGACGACACCGATCCCGTTGCTGACCTACTGGCGTCGTGGGTCTTCACGGGCCCTGGCGTCTCCGACCTCTTGCCCGACGTCCAGGAGGCCGTCGACGAGGAAGCGACTCGCCTTCGCGAGCGCGTCGACGCCGGCGTCGAAGACGCCGCCATCCTCGATATCCCGATGGTGGAAGCCAATTCCCACGGCCACATCCGGGGGCTCGTCCGGGAGATTGCCGACCGCAAGGGGTTCTATGACGGCAATCGCGCGGATCTCGACCGACTCACCCGCTGTCTGGAAGCAGCGCTCGCGGCGGCCGACCGTGGCCCCGACCCCTGCCTCGTGGCAGATGCCCTCGACAGCCTCGAATCGCGTGATAGCGTGTCCGACCGCCTCGACGTCGACGCCGTTGAGGCCGCGCTGGCCACGCTCCCCAGCGAGGCGATCTTCCCAACGTTGCCGCCGGCAGCCCGACGGATGCTCTCGGCACTGTTCGCGAGCACCGAGCCACTCGACCGGCAGGACCTCATCGAGATTACTTCAGAGAGTTCCTATAACCGCCATCACAAGACGCTGCGGGCGTTCTTCCTCGTGGAAGATACCGGCGAGGGCTTCGTCGCACACCTGGAGCCGTGGTGGTCGTCGACGTCATCGGTGAGCGAGCCATATCACGAGGACACTCCGTACCCGGGATCACCGGCCGGCCATCCGTCGCACATCCTGCTGGGCCCAGTCTATGACTCTGGGCTGCTGGACATCCCGCCGGACGAATACGCCGAGCTCGGATATCTCGACTACAAGGAGCTTCTCGACGAGCTGGGACTCTCGCGATGGCGGCCCATCCTGGAGGCGTTCTGTAGCGATTGCCACGAGGCAACTACTACATCGCATGCTGTGGACTCAGAGCTATCTTACTCGGACCACTCAGGGGTTCGAATCGGGCCGCCGTCGGTGACTTACGACACCGCTCAGGTATCGATTACTCAGACTGTCGCAGACGACTAA
- a CDS encoding PadR family transcriptional regulator translates to MTTYHDLTGFQRDLLEAIAAVEDDPYGLALKDYLDERYAGPINHSRLYQNLDQLVDSGLVSRDELDARTNVYTLTDAGQDTLYRQAETLAGLCELPRPVTGGAQ, encoded by the coding sequence ATGACGACCTACCACGACCTCACCGGTTTCCAGCGCGATCTCCTGGAGGCCATTGCCGCCGTTGAGGACGATCCGTATGGCCTCGCGCTCAAGGACTACCTCGACGAGCGCTACGCCGGCCCGATCAACCACAGCCGTCTCTACCAGAATCTCGACCAGCTCGTCGACAGTGGCCTCGTCAGCCGCGACGAGCTCGACGCCCGCACCAACGTGTATACGCTGACTGACGCCGGCCAAGACACGCTCTACCGACAGGCCGAAACACTCGCCGGCCTGTGTGAACTGCCTCGACCCGTCACTGGAGGTGCGCAGTAA
- a CDS encoding MarR family transcriptional regulator, giving the protein MAGRPKDVSDDEILQEVALAPGPIVTAPELADRLDMSGTGVNKRLDQLVDDGYLHERQVGANAIVYWLTDEGRVRVAEA; this is encoded by the coding sequence ATGGCTGGTCGTCCGAAGGACGTCTCCGACGACGAAATCCTACAAGAAGTCGCACTTGCCCCTGGACCAATAGTGACTGCGCCGGAACTAGCAGACCGGCTAGACATGTCTGGAACGGGTGTAAACAAGCGCTTGGATCAGTTGGTCGACGATGGGTACCTTCATGAGCGCCAGGTGGGTGCAAATGCTATTGTCTACTGGCTCACTGACGAAGGTCGCGTTCGGGTAGCAGAAGCTTAG
- the cas6 gene encoding CRISPR-associated endoribonuclease Cas6 → MRILARLSARTDAAYDNTYHNKLQGRIWQALEDSKYDALHDKNQPKPFVYSNPFPPQDMDEGDERTLLVASPEESLLAHIAEDLTHDRELNIGEMPFHVDKVSPLAPDVGEPGTSGTIETGTGLLVRIPPWRFDDYGMDVNHDQAEFWRPEHTLEPFRTQLEANLDKKHRLYMPDYLAGPSDVDGDLFDSYELIKTFAIPVTPTTGRTEEWVLSKWRFDYTVRDDDHRRHLNLALDVGLGERNSLGFGFINITDQTRPDETELEGENAFP, encoded by the coding sequence ATGCGGATCCTCGCACGACTCTCTGCACGAACAGACGCCGCCTACGACAATACGTACCACAACAAGCTGCAGGGCCGCATCTGGCAGGCCCTCGAGGACAGCAAGTACGACGCCCTCCACGACAAAAACCAGCCAAAACCGTTCGTATACAGCAATCCCTTCCCCCCGCAGGACATGGACGAGGGTGACGAACGAACGCTCCTGGTTGCCTCGCCCGAGGAATCGCTGCTCGCCCACATCGCCGAGGACCTCACGCACGACCGGGAGCTAAATATCGGCGAGATGCCCTTCCACGTCGACAAGGTTTCGCCGCTCGCCCCCGATGTCGGCGAGCCCGGCACCAGCGGCACCATCGAAACTGGGACTGGTCTCCTAGTTCGAATTCCGCCATGGCGCTTCGACGATTACGGGATGGACGTCAACCACGACCAAGCCGAATTCTGGCGGCCGGAACATACCCTAGAACCGTTTCGGACCCAACTCGAAGCGAACTTGGATAAGAAGCATCGGCTCTACATGCCTGACTATCTGGCGGGCCCCTCAGATGTTGATGGCGACCTCTTCGACAGCTACGAGCTGATCAAGACTTTCGCCATTCCCGTGACGCCAACGACTGGTCGGACAGAAGAGTGGGTGCTCAGTAAGTGGCGCTTCGACTACACCGTCCGGGACGACGACCACCGACGGCATCTTAATCTCGCGCTGGATGTCGGCCTCGGCGAGCGCAACTCGCTGGGCTTCGGGTTCATCAACATCACCGATCAAACGCGCCCTGACGAGACGGAACTGGAGGGGGAGAATGCTTTCCCCTGA
- the cas8b gene encoding type I-B CRISPR-associated protein Cas8b/Csh1 — MLSPEQFRERYADTLADELPDGPVTSLRSLQYLYGKLYTLATAGGGDYAAYLTPDEAGDLVDSEDSLIVVRVDLSGNEPQLATDDRGPVWVTKYTDDRVEKVAHCKYPAARGIDHSVTHQAGRNSGPEKLARYAKERLTKWAKDEVVQEAATEHEDGYIVEALAELSEDEATLDAIEEAVKRELAGESTTALLTVQVKVDPDGDYLWPAERDVFLAAMRRRKLSKLVTKNKADDSSGQATDIVTGASTRTVGTSEDPQNYYLGKQLEKFPGLDIEEAWRTHPISEDAAVTVMNAGTFVEACTYRTFGTKVYCLPYVWGTISTSDAFDLYKLLYDATTEDDGMTPIERQYENRNTLFGDAQLRFYVSAVMPHQMSRYDVFGETLNGRLLYPKELATKHNQLVQQSAAFHSGAEWTPPMPTHPNWDLLAGSDEQLHAVSTGWYFAQTFAQRDDDDADADDPRIEALVSVLSGDAISVETLLEEYVARIITEQTDDDVEGFPSFRVASQFAQLCALATDKLDLLTSDDAAKEPITREPTYDTQTMEPPTDILAADGGHPAAAKLESFIEDTPALAPDEDAPHNDQRRGAFLLGALVGEIGSYQEYDQDRSTTLVDQFPVKSITKSRIKKVTQETIGKTLTYTRQEKKAGQSYPGTKAEHVVERLRETILKPDPDEWDLDTDDLRFYYALGVTYGMNDHPEWDSTAIDDTEEDI, encoded by the coding sequence ATGCTTTCCCCTGAGCAGTTCCGCGAGCGGTACGCGGACACGCTGGCTGATGAACTACCGGACGGCCCGGTCACATCGCTGCGCTCGCTCCAGTATCTCTACGGCAAACTGTATACGCTGGCGACAGCAGGCGGTGGCGACTACGCCGCATATCTCACACCCGATGAGGCAGGCGACCTCGTCGATAGCGAAGACAGCCTCATCGTTGTCCGTGTGGATCTTTCAGGTAATGAACCGCAGCTGGCGACCGACGATCGAGGCCCGGTCTGGGTAACAAAATACACTGACGACCGCGTCGAGAAGGTAGCTCACTGCAAGTACCCAGCAGCACGCGGTATTGACCATAGCGTCACGCATCAGGCTGGCCGTAACAGTGGTCCCGAGAAGCTTGCCCGCTACGCGAAGGAGCGGCTAACAAAATGGGCAAAAGACGAGGTTGTGCAGGAGGCAGCAACTGAACACGAGGACGGCTATATCGTCGAAGCACTCGCCGAACTCAGCGAGGACGAGGCCACCCTGGATGCCATCGAGGAGGCGGTCAAGCGAGAACTGGCCGGCGAGTCGACAACGGCGCTACTCACGGTGCAGGTGAAAGTTGACCCAGACGGTGACTACCTCTGGCCTGCAGAGCGTGACGTGTTCCTGGCCGCGATGCGCCGCCGTAAGCTCTCGAAACTGGTCACGAAGAACAAGGCCGACGACTCCTCGGGACAGGCCACCGATATCGTCACCGGGGCTTCGACTCGGACCGTCGGAACCTCTGAGGACCCTCAGAACTACTACCTCGGCAAACAACTGGAGAAATTCCCCGGCCTAGACATCGAGGAGGCGTGGCGAACCCATCCGATCTCCGAAGACGCGGCAGTGACGGTGATGAATGCCGGCACGTTCGTCGAGGCATGTACGTACCGCACGTTTGGGACGAAGGTGTATTGTCTTCCGTACGTCTGGGGGACCATCTCAACGTCAGATGCGTTCGACCTATACAAACTACTCTACGATGCGACGACAGAAGACGACGGCATGACACCTATCGAACGTCAGTACGAGAACCGGAATACGCTGTTTGGTGACGCCCAACTCCGGTTCTACGTCTCCGCTGTCATGCCACACCAAATGTCGCGGTACGATGTCTTCGGTGAGACGCTGAACGGCCGGTTGCTCTATCCCAAAGAGCTCGCAACCAAGCACAACCAGTTGGTGCAGCAGTCAGCCGCGTTCCACTCCGGGGCGGAATGGACACCGCCGATGCCGACACACCCGAACTGGGATCTGCTTGCGGGCAGTGACGAGCAACTCCATGCCGTCTCGACGGGGTGGTACTTCGCTCAGACGTTCGCACAGCGCGACGACGACGATGCCGACGCAGATGATCCCCGTATTGAGGCGCTCGTCAGCGTCCTCAGCGGCGATGCTATTTCGGTCGAAACGCTGCTCGAAGAATATGTTGCACGCATTATAACCGAACAGACCGACGACGACGTCGAAGGCTTCCCGTCGTTCCGCGTCGCCAGTCAGTTCGCCCAGTTATGTGCACTCGCGACAGACAAACTCGACCTACTGACATCCGACGACGCGGCCAAAGAACCGATCACGCGCGAACCGACCTACGATACACAGACGATGGAACCACCAACAGACATACTCGCCGCCGACGGCGGCCATCCCGCGGCGGCAAAGCTCGAATCGTTCATCGAAGATACGCCGGCACTCGCTCCTGACGAAGACGCACCTCACAACGACCAGCGACGCGGTGCGTTCCTGCTCGGTGCGCTGGTTGGCGAGATCGGGAGCTATCAGGAGTACGACCAAGACCGGTCTACGACACTTGTTGATCAGTTCCCAGTCAAATCAATCACCAAGTCGCGAATCAAGAAGGTGACACAGGAGACCATCGGCAAGACGCTCACATACACCCGCCAAGAAAAGAAAGCGGGTCAGAGCTACCCGGGAACAAAGGCCGAGCACGTCGTCGAGCGGCTCCGCGAGACGATCCTCAAACCTGATCCCGACGAATGGGATCTCGATACCGACGACCTCCGCTTCTACTATGCGCTGGGGGTCACCTATGGGATGAACGACCATCCGGAGTGGGATAGCACGGCAATTGACGACACTGAGGAGGACATCTGA